In Paenibacillus algicola, a genomic segment contains:
- the hpt gene encoding hypoxanthine phosphoribosyltransferase yields MQNDIQEVLISEEELQAKIKELGQKLSSEYEGRDPLVICVLKGAFIFMADLVKNITVPIELDFMAVSSYGASTKSSGVVKIIKDLDQSVEGRDVLIVEDIIDSGLTLSYLIKLLEDRKAKTVSVVTLFDKPSGRTVELTADYTGFVIPDAFIVGYGLDYAEHYRNLPYIGILKPEIYSS; encoded by the coding sequence TTGCAGAATGACATTCAAGAAGTACTAATTAGTGAAGAAGAACTACAGGCAAAGATTAAGGAGCTGGGTCAGAAGCTGAGCTCTGAATATGAAGGCCGCGATCCCTTGGTTATTTGCGTGCTGAAGGGCGCGTTTATTTTTATGGCGGACCTGGTTAAGAACATCACAGTACCGATTGAGCTGGACTTCATGGCGGTATCCAGCTATGGGGCTTCCACGAAATCTTCAGGCGTCGTCAAGATCATCAAGGATCTCGACCAGTCGGTGGAAGGCCGCGATGTGCTCATCGTGGAGGATATTATCGACAGCGGGCTTACCCTGAGCTATCTGATTAAGCTGCTGGAGGACCGCAAGGCGAAGACGGTATCTGTAGTGACGCTCTTTGACAAGCCGTCCGGACGCACCGTGGAGCTGACGGCGGACTATACCGGCTTTGTGATTCCGGATGCCTTTATTGTGGGCTATGGTCTGGATTACGCCGAGCATTACCGCAACCTCCCTTATATCGGGATTTTAAAACCGGAGATTTACAGCAGCTGA
- the ftsH gene encoding ATP-dependent zinc metalloprotease FtsH: MSRFIRNSGFYLILFLVVVGIVQFVTNGNEVADTPRYDELRQQIKADNIEEITAQFDGYAYLVTGSYREPRGEEEFEDFSTYIPATDAAMEELVSASEANEVAFNIKKTEGPSIWLTLLSSFIPLIIMFALFFFLFNQAQGGGGKVMNFGKSKARLYNEEKKKVTFQDVAGADEEKQELVEVVDFLKDPRKFNTVGARIPKGVLLVGPPGTGKTLLARAVAGEAGVPFFSISGSDFVEMFVGVGASRVRDLFENAKKNAPCIIFIDEIDAVGRQRGAGLGGGHDEREQTLNQLLVEMDGFGANEGIIIVAATNRPDILDPALLRPGRFDRQITVDRPDVKGREAVLNVHARNKPLTKDVKMDVIAKRTTGFTGADLENLLNEAALLAARRNRKDISMQEVDEAIDRVIVGTEKRSRVISDREKRIVAYHEAGHTIVGYFLEHADMVHKVTIIPRGRAGGYVIMLPKEDRMLVTKQELLDRVTGLLGGRVAEELFIGEIGTGAYSDFQQATSIVRSMIVEYGMSEKLGPMQFGTSQGQVFLGRDIGHEQNYSDQIAYEIDQEMQHFIQDCYEKCRQLLTEHAKEVHLIANTLLEKETLELDQIKQLIETGSVDSGNDGEGGSSESGEPVIDSIGDVRVRIQGKDQEERSNTGEIPNNPMDNDQPENSNPDDKPPGGSDQGGRLT, from the coding sequence ATGAGTCGGTTCATCCGGAATTCTGGTTTTTATTTGATTCTATTTTTAGTCGTGGTGGGCATCGTACAATTCGTGACCAATGGGAACGAAGTAGCCGATACCCCTAGGTATGATGAGCTGCGGCAACAGATTAAGGCCGATAATATTGAGGAAATAACGGCTCAATTTGACGGTTATGCTTACTTGGTAACCGGCTCATATAGAGAGCCTAGAGGCGAAGAGGAATTTGAGGATTTCTCGACCTACATCCCGGCAACGGATGCCGCGATGGAAGAGCTCGTGAGCGCCAGCGAAGCTAATGAGGTGGCCTTTAATATTAAGAAAACGGAAGGACCGAGCATCTGGCTGACGCTGCTGTCCTCCTTTATTCCGCTGATCATTATGTTCGCATTGTTCTTCTTCCTGTTTAATCAGGCGCAGGGCGGCGGCGGCAAGGTCATGAACTTTGGCAAGAGCAAGGCCCGCCTGTATAACGAAGAGAAGAAGAAGGTGACATTCCAGGATGTGGCCGGTGCGGATGAAGAGAAGCAGGAACTGGTGGAGGTTGTCGACTTCCTGAAGGATCCGCGCAAGTTTAACACGGTAGGAGCCCGCATTCCGAAGGGCGTGCTGCTTGTAGGCCCTCCGGGTACGGGTAAGACGCTTCTTGCTCGTGCTGTTGCCGGTGAAGCCGGCGTTCCGTTCTTCAGCATCTCGGGTTCTGACTTCGTCGAAATGTTCGTCGGTGTCGGTGCATCCCGTGTCCGGGATTTGTTTGAGAATGCGAAGAAGAATGCCCCATGTATTATCTTTATTGACGAGATTGACGCTGTCGGTCGTCAGCGCGGCGCCGGCTTGGGCGGCGGCCACGATGAGCGCGAGCAGACACTGAACCAGCTCCTGGTTGAGATGGATGGCTTCGGTGCGAACGAAGGCATTATTATCGTTGCTGCAACCAACCGTCCGGACATTCTGGACCCTGCATTGCTGCGTCCTGGACGTTTTGACCGCCAGATCACGGTGGACCGTCCGGATGTGAAGGGTCGCGAAGCGGTACTGAACGTTCACGCCCGTAACAAGCCGCTCACGAAAGACGTGAAGATGGATGTTATTGCGAAGCGGACGACAGGCTTTACAGGTGCGGACCTGGAGAACCTCCTGAACGAGGCGGCCCTGCTCGCTGCACGGCGCAACCGGAAGGACATCTCCATGCAAGAGGTTGACGAGGCGATTGACCGTGTCATCGTCGGTACAGAGAAGCGCAGCCGCGTGATCAGTGACCGCGAGAAGCGGATTGTTGCTTATCATGAAGCGGGCCATACTATCGTTGGTTACTTCCTGGAGCATGCCGATATGGTTCATAAGGTAACGATCATTCCGCGCGGACGCGCGGGCGGATATGTGATTATGCTGCCGAAGGAAGACCGCATGCTCGTGACGAAGCAGGAGCTTCTGGACCGGGTTACCGGCTTGCTGGGCGGACGCGTAGCGGAGGAGCTGTTTATCGGCGAAATCGGTACCGGTGCATACAGTGACTTCCAGCAGGCAACGAGCATTGTCCGCAGCATGATTGTGGAGTACGGCATGAGCGAGAAGCTCGGACCGATGCAGTTCGGCACTTCTCAGGGACAGGTGTTCCTGGGCCGGGATATCGGACACGAGCAGAACTACAGTGATCAGATCGCATACGAGATCGATCAGGAAATGCAGCATTTCATTCAGGATTGCTATGAGAAATGCCGCCAGCTCCTGACCGAGCATGCGAAGGAAGTGCATCTGATTGCAAACACCTTGCTGGAGAAGGAAACGCTGGAGCTGGATCAGATCAAGCAATTGATCGAGACAGGTTCTGTGGATTCCGGCAACGACGGTGAAGGCGGCTCCTCCGAGAGCGGTGAACCGGTCATCGACAGCATTGGAGACGTACGTGTTCGCATTCAGGGCAAAGACCAGGAAGAGCGTTCCAACACGGGAGAAATTCCGAACAATCCAATGGACAATGATCAGCCGGAGAACAGCAATCCTGACGATAAGCCTCCAGGCGGGTCAGACCAAGGCGGCAGATTAACGTAG
- the nadA gene encoding quinolinate synthase NadA, translated as MEALALERKAEQNRELRERLIQLKKERNAIILAHYYQRDEIQEVADFRGDSFLLAQKAAQTDADTIVFCGVHFMGESAKILAPNKTVLIPDERAGCPMADMVNVDGLRKLKAQHPNAKVVTYINSSAEIKAETDICCTSSNAVKVIQSVDSDEIIWVPDKNLGHYVQQHTDKKMIIWEGYCNTHDMLTVKDVMEMKAKYPGAEFVVHPECRPEVVELGDFVGSTTAILEYCKNSPAKEFIVGTEDGTGYQLRVDSPDKAFHFATKFLVCPNMKVNNLKKLVKCLETMKPQIYVPPAVADKARASLERMLQVK; from the coding sequence GTGGAAGCTTTAGCACTGGAGCGTAAAGCCGAACAGAACCGGGAGTTACGCGAACGCTTAATCCAATTGAAGAAAGAACGCAACGCTATTATTCTGGCGCATTATTATCAGCGCGATGAAATACAGGAAGTCGCAGATTTTCGGGGAGATTCCTTCCTATTAGCACAGAAAGCCGCACAAACCGACGCAGACACCATCGTATTTTGCGGTGTGCATTTTATGGGTGAAAGCGCAAAAATTCTAGCCCCGAACAAAACCGTGCTCATCCCGGATGAGCGCGCAGGCTGTCCGATGGCTGACATGGTGAATGTGGATGGACTGCGCAAGCTGAAGGCACAGCACCCTAACGCCAAGGTCGTGACTTACATTAACTCCTCGGCGGAGATTAAAGCAGAAACCGACATCTGCTGCACGTCCTCCAATGCGGTAAAAGTCATTCAGTCTGTAGATTCTGATGAAATCATCTGGGTACCGGATAAGAACCTCGGTCATTATGTACAGCAGCATACGGACAAGAAGATGATTATTTGGGAAGGATACTGCAACACGCATGATATGCTGACCGTCAAAGATGTCATGGAGATGAAGGCCAAGTATCCAGGGGCGGAGTTTGTCGTTCATCCGGAATGCCGGCCAGAGGTTGTGGAGCTGGGTGATTTCGTAGGCAGCACGACGGCTATTTTGGAATATTGCAAGAATTCTCCGGCGAAGGAATTTATCGTGGGTACCGAGGATGGAACTGGCTATCAGCTTCGGGTAGATAGTCCGGATAAAGCATTTCATTTTGCTACCAAGTTTCTCGTATGTCCGAATATGAAGGTCAATAATTTGAAGAAGCTGGTGAAATGCCTGGAAACGATGAAGCCGCAAATTTACGTTCCGCCGGCCGTAGCCGATAAGGCACGGGCATCGCTCGAACGCATGCTGCAGGTGAAATAG
- the nadB gene encoding L-aspartate oxidase — protein sequence MNGAVIDPSKAPVIPPFLVDVDWSNLPVVTTDCIVIGSGIAGLYTAIELAKDRQVLLITKKTLMESNTRYAQGGIAAVTAEDDSPIYHRQDTLLAGAGLCSSAAVDVLVHEGPEGVKELIRLGTLFDEENGVLALTREGAHSHRRILHANGDATGHEIVRALSDKVQSHPRVEVWDDHFAIDLVTRSGACLGALVQMPDGSRTFVRGEATVLCSGGSGQLYRYTTNPEVATSDGVAMAYRAGATVRDMEFIQFHPTALSYPGAPRFLISEAVRGEGAFLRNIKGERFMHRYHELLELAPRDIVARAIVSEMEETRSTFVYLDITHESAEMIKHRFPTIYETCMRYGLDLTSDWIPVSPAAHYMMGGVKTDLHGESSLSRLFACGEVSSTGVHGANRLASNSLSEALVYGRRIAEAIRRLSPLEEGLQPEAFSWERRELASQPIVERRLKLQKVMVRYAGLRRTQETLLRAMEELKRQLPLLHSVLTRREEYEFANLLTSSLLVIQGALYREESRGAHYREDFPERDDMKWRKHIVQGRDQGMTEEISDDV from the coding sequence ATGAACGGTGCTGTCATCGACCCCTCAAAGGCTCCCGTTATTCCTCCGTTTCTCGTTGATGTAGACTGGAGCAATCTTCCGGTGGTGACCACCGATTGTATTGTCATCGGTTCAGGGATAGCAGGTCTGTATACGGCTATTGAGCTTGCGAAGGACCGCCAGGTACTGCTCATTACGAAGAAGACGCTAATGGAGAGCAATACCCGGTATGCCCAGGGCGGCATTGCTGCCGTGACGGCAGAGGATGATTCCCCGATCTATCACCGGCAGGACACGCTGCTTGCAGGGGCAGGGCTCTGTTCCTCGGCAGCCGTTGACGTGCTCGTTCATGAGGGACCCGAAGGCGTAAAGGAGCTTATCCGTCTGGGTACCCTGTTTGATGAGGAGAACGGCGTACTGGCACTCACCCGGGAAGGGGCTCACAGTCACCGGCGAATTCTTCATGCCAATGGAGATGCAACAGGACATGAGATTGTGCGAGCACTCTCCGACAAGGTTCAAAGCCATCCTCGGGTAGAGGTATGGGACGATCATTTTGCGATTGATCTTGTCACCCGGAGCGGAGCCTGTCTCGGAGCGCTGGTGCAGATGCCGGATGGAAGCCGCACCTTTGTACGCGGCGAAGCCACCGTGCTGTGCTCAGGCGGTTCCGGTCAGCTGTATCGATATACGACGAATCCGGAGGTGGCGACCTCCGATGGGGTGGCTATGGCTTACCGAGCAGGGGCTACGGTCCGCGACATGGAGTTTATTCAGTTTCATCCGACGGCGTTAAGCTATCCCGGTGCACCGCGCTTTTTAATCTCGGAAGCGGTGCGGGGTGAAGGAGCCTTCTTGCGCAACATTAAAGGCGAGCGCTTCATGCACCGGTATCATGAGCTGCTGGAGCTCGCTCCCCGCGATATTGTCGCTCGGGCGATCGTCAGCGAAATGGAGGAAACCCGATCCACATTCGTCTATCTGGACATTACGCATGAATCTGCGGAAATGATCAAGCATCGTTTCCCCACTATATATGAAACCTGCATGCGGTACGGCCTGGATCTGACTAGTGACTGGATTCCGGTTTCTCCTGCTGCGCATTATATGATGGGCGGTGTCAAAACCGATCTGCACGGCGAAAGCAGTCTTTCACGCCTGTTTGCATGCGGTGAGGTATCCTCCACCGGTGTGCACGGAGCCAACCGGCTCGCCAGCAATTCCTTGTCGGAAGCGCTGGTGTACGGACGACGGATTGCAGAAGCCATCCGCAGGCTGTCTCCACTGGAGGAAGGCCTTCAGCCGGAGGCCTTCAGCTGGGAGCGCAGAGAGCTGGCTTCCCAGCCTATTGTCGAGCGGCGCCTCAAGCTGCAAAAGGTCATGGTGCGCTACGCCGGACTTCGACGGACCCAGGAAACGCTGCTTCGCGCGATGGAGGAGCTGAAGCGTCAGCTGCCGCTGCTGCACTCGGTGCTGACCCGGCGGGAGGAGTATGAGTTTGCGAACCTGCTCACCAGCTCCCTGCTCGTCATCCAGGGAGCTCTTTACCGCGAGGAAAGCCGCGGAGCTCATTATCGGGAGGATTTCCCGGAGCGAGATGATATGAAGTGGCGCAAGCACATTGTACAGGGCCGCGATCAAGGAATGACGGAGGAAATCAGTGATGATGTTTAA
- the nadC gene encoding carboxylating nicotinate-nucleotide diphosphorylase — protein MMFNGYNENLAADIRSWLREDVGSGDITTLSTIPPGHESKGVIHAKEDGVVAGMPAAKLVFEIVDKDLVFHAHVEDGQEVKKGDILAIVEGSTHHILTGERLALNLLQRLSGIATKTRAFVNALQGLPTRLVDTRKTTPGHRMLEKYAVRIGGGGNHRFGLYDAVMIKDNHIKGAGSIGDAVSRSRSVIPHTMKIEVETESIAQVQEALAAGADIIMLDNMDDSQMKEAVSLIKGHSPHVMTEASGNVTLETVRQIASSGVDVISVGRLTYSFQSLDISLDLNGKKGGTA, from the coding sequence ATGATGTTTAACGGATATAATGAAAATCTGGCTGCAGATATACGCTCTTGGCTGCGCGAGGACGTCGGCTCCGGCGATATTACCACCTTGTCTACAATTCCGCCGGGCCACGAGTCTAAGGGAGTCATCCATGCCAAGGAAGACGGTGTGGTGGCCGGAATGCCTGCCGCAAAGCTGGTGTTCGAGATTGTAGATAAAGACCTTGTGTTTCACGCGCATGTTGAGGATGGACAGGAAGTCAAGAAGGGCGATATTCTGGCGATCGTTGAGGGCAGTACGCACCATATTCTGACCGGTGAACGGCTCGCTCTGAATTTACTGCAGCGTCTCTCGGGCATTGCTACAAAGACACGTGCATTCGTGAATGCCCTGCAGGGCCTGCCAACCCGTCTCGTCGATACACGCAAGACGACACCGGGTCACCGGATGCTTGAGAAGTATGCCGTACGGATCGGCGGCGGGGGTAATCACCGCTTTGGCTTGTATGATGCCGTCATGATCAAGGACAATCATATTAAGGGCGCAGGCAGCATTGGGGATGCGGTATCCAGATCCCGCAGCGTCATTCCGCACACGATGAAGATTGAGGTGGAGACGGAGTCCATCGCGCAGGTGCAGGAGGCTCTTGCGGCGGGGGCCGATATTATCATGCTTGATAATATGGATGATTCGCAGATGAAGGAGGCCGTGAGCCTCATTAAGGGACATTCCCCGCACGTGATGACCGAGGCTTCCGGCAATGTCACGCTGGAGACAGTGCGGCAGATCGCATCAAGCGGAGTGGATGTTATTTCTGTCGGCCGGTTAACCTACTCTTTTCAGAGCCTGGACATCAGTCTGGATCTCAATGGCAAAAAAGGGGGTACCGCATGA
- a CDS encoding type III pantothenate kinase: MILVVDIGNTNIVLGIYEHKELLHHFRISTSRQSTVDEYGVLIHNLFQMSQISVNDIEGVIVSSVVPPLIPVVEEMCRKYMSQDPLIVGPGIKTGLNLRNDNPREVGADRIVNAVAAVEKYGGGPLIVVDFGTATTFDCIDASGSYLGGAIVPGVGIAAEALVQRASKLPRIELEKPKKAIGRNTVHAMQSGMIFGYAGQVEGLVRRIKAELGTDNVKVIATGGLAELISGETHCIDDIDPLLTLDGLRIIYERNE, translated from the coding sequence ATGATTCTCGTCGTCGATATCGGAAATACGAATATTGTGCTCGGCATTTATGAGCACAAAGAGCTGCTGCATCATTTTCGAATCAGTACCTCCCGTCAATCTACAGTAGATGAGTATGGTGTGCTGATTCATAATCTGTTTCAGATGTCCCAAATCTCGGTAAACGACATAGAAGGGGTTATTGTCTCGTCCGTAGTGCCGCCGTTAATTCCGGTGGTGGAAGAGATGTGCCGTAAATATATGAGTCAGGATCCCCTGATCGTCGGCCCCGGCATCAAGACAGGGCTGAATTTGCGCAATGACAATCCGCGCGAGGTCGGAGCGGACCGTATTGTCAATGCTGTGGCCGCCGTTGAAAAATATGGCGGCGGGCCGCTGATCGTCGTTGACTTCGGAACAGCTACGACGTTCGATTGTATTGACGCCAGCGGCAGCTATCTGGGTGGGGCCATTGTTCCGGGGGTCGGCATTGCGGCGGAAGCGCTCGTGCAGCGGGCGTCAAAGCTGCCCCGCATTGAGCTGGAGAAGCCCAAGAAGGCGATTGGCCGCAACACCGTGCATGCTATGCAATCCGGGATGATTTTTGGCTATGCGGGACAGGTCGAGGGTCTGGTAAGGCGCATAAAAGCCGAGCTGGGAACGGACAATGTTAAGGTTATCGCAACCGGCGGACTGGCAGAGCTGATCTCGGGAGAAACCCATTGTATTGACGATATTGATCCGCTCCTGACCCTCGATGGGCTGCGGATTATTTACGAACGAAACGAATAA
- the hslO gene encoding Hsp33 family molecular chaperone HslO, producing the protein MDNSIDRILRGTAMNGKVRAFAVRTTDLVEELRRRHDTFPVVTAALGRTASAAAMMGAMMKGEERLSIQVRGDGPIGLIAAEANARGEVRGYVNNPHVEMTNIRPGKMNVAAAVGTSGYIHVIKDLGLKEPYRGSIPIVSGELAEDFTYYFAVSEQTNSAVSLGVLVSPDYTVANAGGFIIQLLPGITDEEIGTIEKAIQDIPPITTLLEEGLELEDILKRLLPDITILEETKVSFTCDCSRERVERALISMGEGELQAMIDEDRKAEVTCHFCNEAYTFDEEELIAVLQRAKS; encoded by the coding sequence ATGGATAACAGCATAGACCGCATTCTCCGCGGAACGGCCATGAACGGTAAGGTCCGGGCATTTGCCGTACGGACGACCGATCTGGTTGAGGAGCTGCGACGCAGACATGATACTTTTCCCGTCGTAACAGCCGCATTAGGAAGAACGGCGTCCGCCGCTGCCATGATGGGCGCTATGATGAAAGGGGAAGAGCGGCTCAGCATTCAGGTGAGGGGCGATGGACCGATTGGTCTGATTGCGGCTGAAGCCAATGCCCGAGGCGAGGTGCGCGGTTATGTGAATAACCCGCATGTGGAGATGACGAACATCCGTCCCGGCAAAATGAATGTCGCTGCTGCAGTAGGCACGAGTGGATATATCCACGTGATCAAGGATCTCGGCCTTAAAGAGCCCTACCGTGGCAGTATACCGATCGTGTCCGGTGAGCTGGCGGAGGATTTCACATATTACTTCGCCGTATCCGAGCAGACCAATTCTGCAGTCAGTCTGGGCGTGCTGGTATCCCCGGACTATACGGTAGCCAATGCCGGCGGCTTTATTATTCAGCTGCTGCCCGGCATTACGGATGAGGAAATCGGGACTATTGAAAAAGCTATTCAGGACATTCCACCGATCACGACATTGCTGGAGGAAGGGCTTGAGCTGGAAGACATTCTGAAGCGGCTGCTGCCCGACATTACGATTCTGGAGGAGACGAAGGTAAGCTTTACCTGCGACTGCTCCCGTGAACGGGTGGAGCGCGCGCTGATCAGCATGGGTGAGGGCGAGCTGCAGGCGATGATTGATGAGGACCGGAAGGCCGAGGTGACCTGTCACTTCTGTAATGAGGCCTATACATTTGATGAGGAAGAATTGATAGCCGTTTTACAACGGGCGAAATCTTAA
- a CDS encoding peptidylprolyl isomerase, which yields MTKQEKALWAAVMVLSAGLLFMGSWMVFSGALSREGLSREEGSGSSAVAMVQEQAITEEAWSRELKRRYGSEVLLTMMNRQVAALEAEQANITVAPEEIEQELDRMAQSYGSRERFLEAMAQLGLSEEVLKEETEYRLLLEKIATADVKVSSSEIDQYLEDHPDQFVPKKQLDLSLIKVEEEPLANELLDRLEDGEDFAALAAEHSIDEYTREDGGRLGLIEEDDPFQPQELMETVLELSSGDIAGPIALEDGFGIVYVKRILVPAAPDPKLTRETVRRQLALERSESLSQLEQRLRSKYEARMLAGASPAPFRQP from the coding sequence ATGACGAAACAGGAAAAGGCACTGTGGGCAGCTGTAATGGTTCTGTCAGCAGGTTTGCTTTTTATGGGGAGCTGGATGGTGTTCTCGGGGGCTCTGTCGCGGGAGGGCTTGTCCAGAGAGGAAGGCAGCGGCTCATCGGCCGTAGCCATGGTGCAGGAGCAGGCAATCACGGAAGAAGCGTGGAGCCGTGAGCTGAAGCGGAGATACGGCAGCGAAGTGCTGCTGACGATGATGAACCGCCAGGTCGCTGCGCTGGAAGCGGAGCAGGCCAATATCACGGTAGCTCCGGAGGAGATTGAACAGGAGCTGGATCGGATGGCTCAGTCCTACGGCTCCCGGGAACGTTTCCTGGAGGCTATGGCACAGCTGGGCTTGTCCGAAGAGGTGCTGAAGGAAGAGACCGAATACCGGCTGCTGCTGGAGAAAATTGCAACGGCAGACGTCAAGGTCAGCTCTAGCGAAATTGATCAATATCTAGAGGACCATCCGGATCAATTCGTGCCCAAGAAGCAGCTGGATTTGTCGCTGATCAAGGTGGAGGAGGAGCCACTGGCGAATGAGCTGCTGGACCGTCTGGAGGACGGTGAGGATTTTGCAGCTCTTGCTGCCGAGCACTCGATCGACGAATACACGAGAGAAGACGGCGGCCGGCTGGGACTGATTGAAGAGGATGATCCTTTTCAGCCGCAAGAGCTGATGGAGACCGTGCTGGAGCTGAGCAGCGGCGATATCGCAGGACCGATTGCGCTGGAGGACGGCTTTGGTATTGTATATGTCAAAAGAATTCTCGTGCCGGCAGCGCCAGATCCGAAGCTCACTCGTGAGACCGTCCGCAGACAGCTGGCTCTGGAGCGTTCCGAATCCTTAAGTCAGCTGGAGCAGCGGCTCCGCAGCAAATATGAAGCCCGGATGCTGGCAGGGGCGTCGCCCGCGCCATTCCGGCAACCGTAA